One Portunus trituberculatus isolate SZX2019 chromosome 45, ASM1759143v1, whole genome shotgun sequence DNA segment encodes these proteins:
- the LOC123519563 gene encoding glycerophosphocholine cholinephosphodiesterase ENPP6-like isoform X1 produces MMDSTSHRSVLLQMVRARAWWTAWWAASLWVAAGSPVSSGRDKLLYIMMDGLRWDYVDQQDATVLPGFNRILSEGVRAKWTNPLFPSISYPTWTSLATGLHAENHNIVGNYFYDAAAGDYFSLFDADATGKPKWWTAEPIWTTAEKNGLRTAQYLWSRCDVPIDGVTTDFCEHFIKIPGKEIFATNIQRALQKFDEGFDFVQVYVEHADNTGHRFGPDSEDVRQAMRDLDDVLMQLLAGLEERGLLNHVNIVIVSDHGMTTTDPAVTNTHEIDDYLDTSLVENLADKGAFMNIKVTAGNLEKVFSQVSQIPGVSAYRHADIPDRYHFRNSPYIYDIILVAKKGHYIMASRSDKQLPRRTDSYVSVGGHGYDPDDMNMKGIFFARGPAFDCGSVVEPIHVVDVYQVLTHVLHLTPLPHNGTWSHVEPIFRTYDSVCSGADRCFLSLSSVLLLTLMLLARQLMN; encoded by the exons ATGATGGACTCGACAAGTCACCGTTCTGTCTTGCTTCAGATGGTGCGGGCGAGGGCGTGGTGGACGGCGTGGTGGGCGGCCTCGCTCTGGGTGGCAGCTGGCAGTCCTGTTTCCAGCGGGCGGGACAAACTGCTCTATATCATGATGGATGG ACTGAGATGGGACTACGTGGACCAGCAGGACGCCACCGTGTTGCCGGGATTCAACAGGATTCTGAGTGAAGGAGTGCGGGCCAAGTGGACCAACCCACTTTTCCCGAGCATCTCCTACCCCACCTGGACCTCCCTCGCCACGGGCCTGCACGCTGAAAATCACAACATCGTCGGCAATTACTTCTACGACGCTGCCGCCGGGGACTACTTCTCTCTTTTCGATGCCGATGCTACAGGCAAGCCCAAG TGGTGGACAGCCGAGCCCATCTGGACCACGGCAGAGAAGAACGGCCTGCGCACGGCTCAGTATCTGTGGTCCCGCTGTGACGTTCCCATTGACGGCGTCACCACTGACTTTTGTGAACATTTCATCAAGATCCCGGGTAAAGAGATATTTGCAACCAACATCCAGCGAGCACTGCAGAAATTCGACGAAGGATTTGATTTTGTGCAA GTGTACGTGGAGCACGCGGACAACACGGGCCACAGGTTCGGGCCAGACTCTGAGGACGTGCGTCAGGCGATGAGGGACTTGGACGATGTACTGATGCAGCTCCTGGCCGGCCTGGAGGAGAGGGGACTGCTGaaccatg TAAACATCGTAATCGTGAGCGACCACGGGATGACGACTACGGACCCGGCAGTCACCAACACACATGAAATAGACGACTACCTGGACACTTCCCTCGTGGAGAACCTGGCTGATAAGGGGGCCTTTATGAACATCAAAGTTACTGCAGGCAATCTCGAGAAG GTATTCTCCCAGGTGTCACAGATCCCCGGCGTGTCGGCATACAGACACGCTGACATCCCTGACCGCTACCACTTCAGAAACAGTCCTTACATCTACGACATCATCCTCGTTGCTAAGAAAG GGCACTACATCATGGCTTCGCGCTCCGACAAGCAGCTGCCGCGTCGCACTGACAGCTACGTGTCCGTCGGTGGTCACGGGTACGACCCTGACGACATGAACATGAAGGGCATCTTCTTCGCCAGAGGGCCAG CCTTCGATTGCGGATCCGTAGTGGAGCCGATACACGTGGTGGATGTGTACCAGGTCCTGACTCACGTGCTGCACCTCACCCCGCTGCCCCACAACGGCACCTGGAGCCACGTGGAGCCAATCTTCAGGACCTACGACTCGGTATGCAGTGGCGCCGACCGCTGCTTCCTGTCCCTCTCCTCGGTACTGCTGCTGACCCTCATGCTGCTGGCCCGCCAACTCATGAATTGA
- the LOC123519563 gene encoding glycerophosphocholine cholinephosphodiesterase ENPP6-like isoform X2: MVRARAWWTAWWAASLWVAAGSPVSSGRDKLLYIMMDGLRWDYVDQQDATVLPGFNRILSEGVRAKWTNPLFPSISYPTWTSLATGLHAENHNIVGNYFYDAAAGDYFSLFDADATGKPKWWTAEPIWTTAEKNGLRTAQYLWSRCDVPIDGVTTDFCEHFIKIPGKEIFATNIQRALQKFDEGFDFVQVYVEHADNTGHRFGPDSEDVRQAMRDLDDVLMQLLAGLEERGLLNHVNIVIVSDHGMTTTDPAVTNTHEIDDYLDTSLVENLADKGAFMNIKVTAGNLEKVFSQVSQIPGVSAYRHADIPDRYHFRNSPYIYDIILVAKKGHYIMASRSDKQLPRRTDSYVSVGGHGYDPDDMNMKGIFFARGPAFDCGSVVEPIHVVDVYQVLTHVLHLTPLPHNGTWSHVEPIFRTYDSVCSGADRCFLSLSSVLLLTLMLLARQLMN, from the exons ATGGTGCGGGCGAGGGCGTGGTGGACGGCGTGGTGGGCGGCCTCGCTCTGGGTGGCAGCTGGCAGTCCTGTTTCCAGCGGGCGGGACAAACTGCTCTATATCATGATGGATGG ACTGAGATGGGACTACGTGGACCAGCAGGACGCCACCGTGTTGCCGGGATTCAACAGGATTCTGAGTGAAGGAGTGCGGGCCAAGTGGACCAACCCACTTTTCCCGAGCATCTCCTACCCCACCTGGACCTCCCTCGCCACGGGCCTGCACGCTGAAAATCACAACATCGTCGGCAATTACTTCTACGACGCTGCCGCCGGGGACTACTTCTCTCTTTTCGATGCCGATGCTACAGGCAAGCCCAAG TGGTGGACAGCCGAGCCCATCTGGACCACGGCAGAGAAGAACGGCCTGCGCACGGCTCAGTATCTGTGGTCCCGCTGTGACGTTCCCATTGACGGCGTCACCACTGACTTTTGTGAACATTTCATCAAGATCCCGGGTAAAGAGATATTTGCAACCAACATCCAGCGAGCACTGCAGAAATTCGACGAAGGATTTGATTTTGTGCAA GTGTACGTGGAGCACGCGGACAACACGGGCCACAGGTTCGGGCCAGACTCTGAGGACGTGCGTCAGGCGATGAGGGACTTGGACGATGTACTGATGCAGCTCCTGGCCGGCCTGGAGGAGAGGGGACTGCTGaaccatg TAAACATCGTAATCGTGAGCGACCACGGGATGACGACTACGGACCCGGCAGTCACCAACACACATGAAATAGACGACTACCTGGACACTTCCCTCGTGGAGAACCTGGCTGATAAGGGGGCCTTTATGAACATCAAAGTTACTGCAGGCAATCTCGAGAAG GTATTCTCCCAGGTGTCACAGATCCCCGGCGTGTCGGCATACAGACACGCTGACATCCCTGACCGCTACCACTTCAGAAACAGTCCTTACATCTACGACATCATCCTCGTTGCTAAGAAAG GGCACTACATCATGGCTTCGCGCTCCGACAAGCAGCTGCCGCGTCGCACTGACAGCTACGTGTCCGTCGGTGGTCACGGGTACGACCCTGACGACATGAACATGAAGGGCATCTTCTTCGCCAGAGGGCCAG CCTTCGATTGCGGATCCGTAGTGGAGCCGATACACGTGGTGGATGTGTACCAGGTCCTGACTCACGTGCTGCACCTCACCCCGCTGCCCCACAACGGCACCTGGAGCCACGTGGAGCCAATCTTCAGGACCTACGACTCGGTATGCAGTGGCGCCGACCGCTGCTTCCTGTCCCTCTCCTCGGTACTGCTGCTGACCCTCATGCTGCTGGCCCGCCAACTCATGAATTGA